A region of bacterium DNA encodes the following proteins:
- a CDS encoding thiamine pyrophosphate-dependent enzyme yields the protein MSADRFEMAGLDIAWCPGCGNFGILKMLTRALTELGIEPRHLVMVSGIGQAAKIPQYLRCHYFNGLHGRALPPATAIKAANPGLTVIAASGDGCTYGEGGNHFIHAIRRNPDIAHLVHNNMVYGLTKGQASPTSAPGFRTPVQVHGVYEEPLNPVALAVALNASFVARAFIGDPDGTREIVKRAITHRGYALVDILQPCVSYNDLNTYAWFREHTYPLGADHDPSDQEAAFRRALETEKLPLGVFYVNPAHPQPFDEEVRRFQPEKKAPLYLRNLDSAKLRDLISSVGRR from the coding sequence ATGAGCGCCGACCGGTTCGAGATGGCCGGCCTGGACATCGCCTGGTGCCCCGGGTGCGGCAACTTCGGCATTTTGAAGATGCTGACCCGGGCTTTAACCGAGCTCGGGATCGAGCCCCGGCATCTGGTCATGGTCTCGGGCATCGGCCAGGCGGCCAAGATTCCCCAGTACCTGCGCTGTCATTATTTCAACGGGCTCCACGGCCGCGCGCTTCCCCCCGCCACCGCCATCAAGGCCGCCAACCCCGGTCTGACCGTGATCGCCGCAAGCGGGGACGGCTGCACCTACGGCGAAGGGGGAAACCATTTCATCCATGCCATCCGCCGCAACCCCGACATCGCCCACCTGGTCCATAACAACATGGTATACGGCCTGACCAAGGGGCAGGCCTCGCCCACCAGCGCACCGGGGTTTCGGACCCCGGTCCAGGTCCACGGGGTGTACGAGGAGCCCCTCAACCCCGTGGCGCTGGCCGTCGCCCTCAACGCGTCTTTCGTGGCGCGCGCCTTCATCGGCGACCCCGACGGCACCCGCGAGATCGTGAAACGGGCCATAACCCACCGGGGGTACGCCCTGGTCGATATCCTCCAGCCGTGCGTTTCCTACAACGATCTCAACACCTATGCCTGGTTCCGGGAGCATACCTACCCCCTGGGTGCCGACCACGATCCTTCCGATCAGGAAGCGGCCTTCCGTCGCGCCCTCGAGACCGAGAAGCTTCCCCTGGGCGTTTTTTACGTCAACCCCGCTCATCCCCAGCCTTTCGACGAGGAGGTCCGCCGCTTCCAGCCGGAAAAGAAAGCCCCGCTCTACCTCCGTAATCTCGACAGCGCCAAGCTTCGCGACCTCATCTCCTCCGTCGGCCGCCGCTGA
- a CDS encoding MFS transporter, with translation MNAHAARNDPGDTNTLPWPAGIAAGRALVYRLTFFFLPLFLIEHGRTGWEIGALMSLFALTTLLLAMPFGVFNDRMESRRLVMAGFVGLTVFYLGLGWAGEGWTLILIFLLGGLGASITQVSLESLVLKSARPEKRGGHFGIYSSVTTLVFAVAVVAGGWLLETFRFQAVFRASAAGCVALALLSLRLGRSREVRSPISTYRSDTSERGKRIFIVILFFFAFHWGAEVTSYTPFLRERFGYDLKATGLYMGTALAALAGASFLGGRYSDRLLSIRGLMGWGFVLSGAAQILMIFPPPGLSLAFRVAHEIGDGLIMVLIFFWASKVFHVDRLSGNYGVLTFALLAGQTVSSLIFGPVGAAWGYDAPLWMSGAVILLCFAALRRFRHEIFAGV, from the coding sequence ATGAACGCCCACGCCGCCCGGAACGATCCCGGGGACACCAATACGCTGCCCTGGCCGGCCGGAATCGCAGCCGGTCGCGCTCTGGTCTATCGGCTTACCTTCTTTTTCCTGCCCCTGTTCCTGATCGAACATGGACGGACCGGGTGGGAAATCGGAGCGCTGATGTCGCTCTTCGCCCTCACCACCCTCCTGCTGGCGATGCCCTTCGGTGTTTTCAACGACCGGATGGAATCGCGCCGGCTGGTTATGGCCGGCTTCGTCGGTCTGACCGTCTTTTACCTGGGCCTGGGTTGGGCGGGCGAAGGGTGGACCCTGATTCTCATTTTCCTTCTCGGGGGACTGGGCGCCAGCATCACCCAGGTCTCGCTGGAGAGCCTGGTGTTGAAAAGCGCGCGGCCGGAGAAACGGGGCGGACACTTCGGGATCTACAGCTCCGTCACCACCCTGGTCTTCGCCGTCGCCGTCGTCGCCGGGGGCTGGCTTCTGGAGACTTTCCGCTTTCAGGCGGTCTTCCGGGCTTCGGCCGCCGGCTGCGTGGCCCTGGCCCTGCTCTCCCTGCGGCTCGGGCGCAGCCGGGAGGTCAGAAGCCCGATCTCCACCTACCGGAGCGATACTTCCGAACGGGGCAAACGGATCTTTATCGTTATCCTCTTTTTTTTCGCCTTTCATTGGGGGGCCGAAGTCACTTCCTACACCCCGTTCCTACGCGAACGGTTCGGCTACGATCTGAAAGCGACCGGACTCTATATGGGCACGGCCCTGGCCGCGCTGGCCGGGGCCTCGTTCCTGGGGGGCAGATATTCGGACCGGCTGCTCTCGATCCGCGGTTTGATGGGGTGGGGGTTCGTCCTTTCCGGCGCCGCCCAGATCCTGATGATCTTCCCTCCCCCGGGGCTGAGCCTGGCCTTCCGCGTCGCCCATGAGATCGGGGACGGACTGATCATGGTCCTCATCTTCTTCTGGGCCTCGAAGGTGTTCCACGTCGACCGGCTCAGCGGCAACTACGGCGTGCTTACGTTCGCCCTCCTGGCCGGACAGACCGTTTCCTCCCTGATTTTCGGGCCGGTGGGAGCCGCCTGGGGCTATGATGCGCCGCTGTGGATGAGCGGGGCCGTCATCCTTCTGTGCTTCGCCGCCCTGAGGCGGTTCCGGCACGAAATCTTCGCCGGGGTCTGA
- a CDS encoding 2-oxoacid:acceptor oxidoreductase subunit alpha, translating to MPSRPDDVSLAICGQAGQGIKTVESLLLSLFKGGGNHVFSSREYMSRIRGGMNTTSIRVSSRPVRAYSERVDVALVLHRGGAAHLGERLTARSLVVGEADDLPEKESGRGIFLAVPWREMAREIGAEHYVNSIAAGVLAGVLRAERSSAGEAVEAYFAGKGAEVAAGNRTAFDRGYAIGERFRAERGEDVPSLPGTGRPGELLLAGTEAVALGAMAGGCDFLSFYPMSPSTGVGVFIAGHADGFGIEVEQAEDEISAVNMSLGAWFAGARALVTTSGGGFALMAEGLSLAGAIESPAVIHLAQRPGPATGLPTRTEQGDLLFALFAGHGEFPRILLAPGSLEEAFSLSREAFNLADRFQVPVVVLTDQYLLDSHYDLAPFDLEGFSVEKALVESSPEYRRYAFTDTGISPRGVPGFGDGLVCADSDEHDQSGHITESMVVRTAMVDKRLKKAAAIEKAVPAPEFFGDEDYRLLVLGWGSTREALIESLEGLKGEGVGYLHFSWIHPLWPDLGDWMKRARRTVAVENNATGQFARLIRMTTGQEVAGSVRKYDGLPFSVEELSAAVKRELSR from the coding sequence ATGCCGTCTCGGCCCGACGATGTTTCCCTGGCCATCTGCGGCCAGGCGGGGCAGGGGATCAAAACCGTGGAAAGCCTGCTCCTCTCCCTGTTCAAAGGGGGCGGCAACCACGTTTTTTCTTCACGGGAGTACATGTCCCGGATCCGGGGAGGAATGAACACGACCTCGATCCGGGTCTCGTCCCGCCCGGTCCGGGCCTACTCGGAACGGGTGGACGTGGCTCTCGTGCTGCACCGGGGCGGCGCCGCGCACCTGGGCGAGCGCCTCACCGCGCGCTCGCTGGTCGTCGGCGAAGCCGACGATCTGCCCGAGAAGGAGTCGGGCCGCGGAATTTTTCTGGCCGTCCCCTGGCGGGAAATGGCCCGCGAGATCGGCGCCGAGCACTACGTGAACTCGATCGCCGCCGGGGTCCTGGCCGGTGTTCTGAGAGCTGAGCGCTCCTCGGCGGGGGAGGCCGTGGAGGCGTACTTCGCCGGGAAAGGCGCCGAGGTGGCGGCCGGCAACCGGACGGCCTTCGACCGCGGGTACGCTATCGGGGAACGGTTCCGGGCCGAGCGCGGTGAGGATGTCCCCTCCCTGCCCGGCACGGGCCGCCCCGGGGAACTGCTTCTGGCCGGGACCGAGGCCGTCGCCCTGGGAGCGATGGCGGGGGGCTGCGATTTCCTTTCGTTCTACCCGATGTCGCCTTCGACCGGGGTGGGCGTGTTCATCGCCGGCCACGCCGACGGTTTCGGGATCGAGGTCGAGCAGGCGGAAGACGAAATTTCCGCCGTCAATATGTCCCTGGGCGCCTGGTTCGCCGGGGCCCGCGCCCTGGTCACCACCTCGGGCGGGGGCTTCGCCCTGATGGCGGAGGGGCTGAGCCTGGCCGGGGCGATCGAATCCCCGGCGGTGATCCACCTGGCCCAGCGCCCCGGGCCCGCCACCGGCCTTCCCACCCGGACCGAACAGGGCGACCTGCTCTTCGCCCTCTTCGCCGGTCACGGCGAATTCCCCCGGATACTGCTCGCCCCCGGGTCGCTGGAGGAGGCCTTCAGTCTCTCCCGGGAAGCCTTCAATCTGGCCGACCGTTTCCAGGTGCCGGTCGTCGTTCTCACCGACCAATATCTGCTCGATTCGCACTACGATCTCGCCCCCTTCGATCTCGAAGGCTTTTCCGTCGAAAAAGCGCTGGTCGAGTCTTCGCCGGAGTACCGCCGCTACGCCTTCACCGACACCGGAATTTCGCCTCGGGGCGTTCCCGGGTTCGGGGACGGTCTGGTCTGCGCGGACAGCGACGAGCACGATCAGAGCGGCCACATCACCGAATCCATGGTCGTTCGCACCGCCATGGTCGACAAGCGGCTGAAAAAGGCCGCGGCGATCGAAAAAGCCGTTCCCGCCCCCGAATTCTTCGGCGACGAGGATTACCGTCTTCTTGTGTTGGGATGGGGGTCGACCCGCGAAGCCCTGATCGAATCTCTGGAGGGACTGAAGGGAGAAGGAGTGGGGTATCTGCATTTTTCCTGGATTCATCCGCTCTGGCCGGACCTGGGCGACTGGATGAAACGCGCGCGCCGGACGGTGGCGGTCGAGAACAACGCCACCGGCCAGTTCGCCCGCCTGATTCGGATGACCACGGGTCAGGAGGTTGCGGGATCCGTCCGCAAATACGACGGGTTGCCGTTCTCGGTGGAAGAACTCTCAGCGGCAGTCAAAAGGGAGCTTTCCCGATGA